The Salvelinus fontinalis isolate EN_2023a chromosome 34, ASM2944872v1, whole genome shotgun sequence region TCCTGGCCTTAAACAGTCAAGAATGTTAAAAAGTAATGTGAAGAATTTGGTGATTTATTTTTGACAATGTGCTCAGGAGAACTTGTACCAAATGTTTCAGGACCTTCTGGTAAACCTAACAGATGTGAATGTTTAATCTGTGTAATCACCAGACTTTAAAAAGGGATCATTTTATACGACAAGTATTTGTGCTGGTATAAATAaatcaggtctactgttacatatTTTTTGCTGATTTGGACAAGAATTTGATGGAAGTATTTCGTATGAATGATTTTTAATTGCAAAATAAACTTTCAAGTATACACCTGTACACGGTATTTTATTACAAAACATTACAAATAGTAATGAGTTATTCCTGGAATGAGTTTTGATGGCATTATACTCCCTCAGAATTGACATTCAAGTCAAAAGTAAACAAAGATCCTCTAACATTCTGTCAGGTACTTGGCAAAGTCACTTTACAGTCCTCATCAGTCTCCACACCAACTTCttcctaaacagagaacacaaagATGCTGACATCTCAGATATGACAAATAGAGTAAACATGATAGGCATTTGTCTGCCTCTGTCATGGTGATGAAGAATATCTAGTTTCCCAAATAAAAACAATAGAATTGATATGCAGAACTGTGTCACTGTAGATCTGTATGTTTTGCAGAGCATCTTACCAGAAATTGCTTCTTGGTCTTGGGGTATCCCTCCAAAATAGAACCCATCATGTCAGATGCCTGAGAGGAGCAGAGACAGATTCAGACTATTTACCCGTACGGCTTTGATCAagtaagggctctattcaatccaaaTTGCGGAAGTACAGAGCgtaaggcaatgttcccgcgtttagcggagactgcattcacggtaaacgatGCATGTCTACTTGATCGGAAAtgactgttacgttccccagtttctgtgttctgttttgtattttagtgtgtgtgtttcaggagatggcttcctgaagtactccccaaccagctgattggtcaaccccaggctaattggtgattggagctgaccccgccccctcgtcaagaagcagctgactctaatcaccattgccacctgaagataaaagccagtgttctgcccaagagagaagatagagagagtagatgagataaggagtagagatttggagattgagagaaattagattgtgatatagtgttggttgtgtatcagaaagtgtggtatgtactgttgttgttggtagcagttttgctatgtcctgtgtttgtgagtgtttgtgaaatcgttaataattactcggtttcgtttgttcccagggggggaaggagaaggcactttgggagtgcttaggcaagaggcccgagggcatacatatacccgtagtatatttactgtctaggcacactaggtaagacctgggcggaccaccccctgtattttggttagggcaccaggcggtgttaagttaggtaagttaagtggttaggcaggttagataggagagggggaactttgatatttactttctttgctttggttccgtccagccccttttccccatattaccgtgtaagacaataaattctagtaaacggtaaattctgcttttgtgtcatccttactcgcacctacagtccatacctcttgcacttcagagagttgagttgtagcagggagttgcgttccctcttctcagaggcgtgcgtaacaatgaCCTTTACATTTTATCACGCAATCTGGATAAGCAATACAGCTGGAATAGAGccctaaaataaataaatcaccagtctcttcctcttcttccactCTTTCACGTAGAGATGTCTCTCCTTGTAAACCTGAAGGAAAGACGCATGAGCACAGTATATTGAAAAAAAAGTTTTGTATTGGAACCCAGGTCTGATTGTGACCCATACCATCTCCTTCTGCTCTGGTGTGACATGATTGGTCGCTGACTTGATCTTCTCCAGGCGCTCCCTGTAACCAGAACACCCTTCTTCCAGCTCCTGGATCTCTGACATCATTTCCTCTGTGGTCAGGGAGCTGTTGAGCTCCTTCAGCTCTGCAATCAGAGATAAGAGTATGTCGgatagtccagtgtgtgggtacggTGCTGATAGGGCCAAAGAGGGGAGCCCTACCTGCGTCCAGCTGTCTGCAGCCCTGAGAGATAGCCTGCACCTGTGTGCTGAGGTCAGAGATGCGACTGTCGATGGCCTTCAGATCT contains the following coding sequences:
- the LOC129832953 gene encoding homologous-pairing protein 2 homolog isoform X2: MSKKDNGGLTVIFAYLNEKNRPYSAQDVFNNLQKQHGLGKTAVVKAMEQLALEGKIKEKTYGKQKIYFADQAQFAEVSEADLKAIDSRISDLSTQVQAISQGCRQLDAELKELNSSLTTEEMMSEIQELEEGCSGYRERLEKIKSATNHVTPEQKEMASDMMGSILEGYPKTKKQFLEEVGVETDEDCKVTLPST
- the LOC129832953 gene encoding homologous-pairing protein 2 homolog isoform X1, translated to MSKKDNGGLTVIFAYLNEKNRPYSAQDVFNNLQKQHGLGKTAVVKAMEQLALEGKIKEKTYGKQKIYFADQAQFAEVSEADLKAIDSRISDLSTQVQAISQGCRQLDAELKELNSSLTTEEMMSEIQELEEGCSGYRERLEKIKSATNHVTPEQKEMVYKERHLYVKEWKKRKRLASDMMGSILEGYPKTKKQFLEEVGVETDEDCKVTLPST